The following are encoded together in the Acipenser ruthenus chromosome 24, fAciRut3.2 maternal haplotype, whole genome shotgun sequence genome:
- the LOC131700630 gene encoding uncharacterized protein K02A2.6-like has product MRALTGRLGHYFAANDITDGGKQRSIFLSVCCPKTYSLIRNLVSPLKPTDKSFAELCLIVKQHKNPKPSEIVQTFKFHNRFRQPGESVPTYVAELRRLSEHCVFGAMLDRMLRDRLVCGLQDDRIQLRLLSETALDFKKAVEIAQAMEAAAQQAHDLKPTASTPPVIHKAIAVGSPAIDCRQGEGKNMCYRCGQPHAARDCRFKDAVCHNYNKKGHIAKVCRSKNQPCQQRGGWQPKMPKATHSLEGEVDEDEPEVVYSMHQAKTEKVEPIYVTVKAQGEELQMEVDTGASFTVISESTYRGTWHGKQLPPLSKSAIKLHTYTGEEIKVIGIIAVEVQYNQQSCMLPILIVFGNGPSLLGRNWLKKLKLDWSNLYHMGTTSVQDILNRYAVVFRDELGTLRGTKAVIEVDGNVKPRFFKARTVPYALKEKVSAELQRLQKAGIIEPVQFSKWAAPIVPIMKPDGSIRICGDYKLTVNQASRLDAYPIPRVEDLFSNITGGQAFTKLDLSHAYQQLLLEDSSKEVLTINTHKGLFRYTRLPFGVSSAPGIFQRTLESLLAGLPHVLVYLDDILITGPDPSKHMQVLEEVLKRLADAGLRLKKQKCIFLVPEVQYLGHKIDAEGIHPAEEKVRAIVEAPTPKNTTELKSFLGMVNYYHRFLPNLSTLLSPLHHLLQKKVPWCWKPQQEKAFQSAKKLLLTSQLLVHFDSKKPLLLACDASPYGVGAVLSHTLPDGSERPISFASRTLAPAEKNYSQLDKEALAIVFGVKKFHQYLYGHHFTICSDHKPLMSLFSESKLIPPMASGRIQRWPLLLAGYEYEIRYKSGETHSNADGLSRLPLKDTPSHVQTPGDVVLLLENLSTFPVNLGQIQSGTRRDPILSRVLTYVRSGWPAEAEMEDLRPYFRRKEELSIQDNCLLWGNRVIVPPQSQEKVIAELHEAHPGISRMKSLARSMVWWPCMDQALEKKVRECTICQSTRHAPPPAPLHPWEWPDRPWARLHVDYAGPFMGKMFLILIDAHSKWIDVHVMSSATSQATISQLRVTFATHGLPEMLVTDNGTAFTSEEFQQFCKKNSIKHVRTSPYHPAFNGLAERAVQTVKEGLKKMRTGTIETKLARFLFHYRITPQTTTGSSPAELLMGRRPRSCFDVLRPAVGGRVRAAQAKQKFQHDQHAKVRLLNVGDTVYVRMFGVEDKWTQGTILEKVGPVSFQVELTDGRVIRRHQDHLRKYQAATVPQSERPEDVQVPLGDDYSPNPVQIEFSTEGVPVDPEPAVDPGPEPTLAPAPELRRSQRARRAPQKLDC; this is encoded by the coding sequence ATGAGAGCACTGACTGGACGGCTTGGACACTACTTCGCAGCAAATGATATTACTGATGGAGGTAAACAGCGCTCTATATTTCTAAGTGTCTGCTGTCCGAAAACGTACAGTCTCATCAGGAATCTGGTATCGCCATTGAAACCTACTGATAAGAGTTTTGCTGAACTGTGCTTAATTGTTAAACAGCATAAAAACCCTAAACCGTCAGAGATTGTGCAGACTTTTAAATTTCACAATAGGTTTCGGCAACCAGGGGAATCTGTGCCAACTTATGTAGCCGAATTGAGACGGTTGTCTGAACATTGTGTTTTCGGGGCGATGCTGGATAGGATGCTGCGTGACAGGTTGGTATGCGGCTTGCAAGATGACCGCATTCAGCTCCGTTTGTTATCGGAAACCGCGTTGGATTTTAAGAAGGCTGTGGAGATTGCTCAAGCCATGGAGGCTGCTGCGCAACAAGCTCACGATCTTAAACCGACCGCCTCAACACCACCTGTGATTCACAAGGCGATCGCAGTTGGTTCTCCTGCGATAGACTGCAGACAGGGTGAAGGGAAAAATATGTGTTACCGCTGTGGACAGCCACATGCTGCAAGAGACTGTAGATTCAAGGACGCTGTTTGCCATAACTACAATAAGAAGGGTCACATTGCAAAAGTGTGTCGCAGTAAAAATCAGCCATGCCAACAAAGAGGGGGCTGGCAACCCAAGATGCCTAAAGCTACGCATAGCTTAGAAGGGGAGGTAGATGAAGACGAACCTGAGGTTGTTTACAGTATGCACCAAGCAAAAACAGAGAAAGTAGAGCCTATTTATGTGACTGTGAAGGCGCAAGGGGAAGAATTGCAAATGGAAGTTGATACAGGGGCGTCATTCACAGTTATCAGTGAGAGCACGTACAGAGGCACGTGGCATGGCAAACAGTTACCCCCACTCAGTAAGTCTGCCATCAAGCTGCACACGTATACAGGAGAAGAAATTAAAGTCATAGGCATCATTGCAGTGGAAGTGCAGTATAACCAGCAATCATGCATGCTACCAATACTGATAGTGTTTGGTAATGGACCTAGTTTGCTAGGACGGAACTGGCTGAAGAAGCTCAAGCTGGATTGGTCTAACTTGTATCATATGGGAACTACTAGTGtgcaagacattttaaacagatatGCAGTTGTGTTTCGGGATGAACTGGGAACTTTGAGAGGAACTAAGGCTGTCATTGAAGTGGACGGAAACGTTAAGCCCAGATTCTTCAAAGCCCGTACAGTACCgtatgcattaaaagaaaaagtcaGTGCTGAACTGCAGAGATTGCAAAAGGCAGGCATCATTGAACCTGTTCAGTTTTCGAAGTGGGCTGCTCCTATTGTGCCAATTATGAAGCCAGATGGGTCAATACGTATTTGTGGCGATTATAAACTGACAGTGAACCAGGCCTCCAGACTGGATGCTTATCCAATTCCGCGAGTGGAAGATTTATTCTCCAACATTACAGGGGGGCAAGCCTTTACAAAGCTGGACCTGAGCCATGCCTACCAGCAGCTGCTCCTGGAGGACAGTTCTAAGGAAGTTTTGACCATCAACACGCACAAGGGGTTGTTCCGCTACACCAGGTTGCCTTTTGGGGTGTCATCAGCTCCAGGTATTTTCCAACGCACCCTGGAAAGCCTGCTAGCAGGTTTGCCCCACGTTCTCGTGTATCTGGATGACATCCTCATAACAGGTCCTGACCCGTCAAAACACATGCAAGTTTTGGAAGAAGTTTTGAAGCGGCTTGCTGATGCAGGATTgagactaaaaaaacaaaagtgcattttCCTAGTGCCAGAGGTGCAGTATTTAGGTCACAAGATTGACGCAGAGGGCATACACCCAGCAGAGGAGAAGGTCCGGGCAATAGTGGAAGCTCCGACGCCCAAGAATACCACAGAGTTGAAGTCATTTTTAGGGATGGTAAACTATTACCATCGTTTTCTGCCAAATTTATCAACGCTGTTGTCACCATTGCATCATCTACTACAGAAGAAGGTGCCATGGTGTTGGAAACCACAGCAGGAGAAAGCTTTCCAGTCAGCAAAGAAGCTTTTGCTAACATCACAATTGTTAGTACATTTCGACTCCAAGAAACCATTGCTCCTGGCATGCGATGCATCACCCTATGGAGTGGGAGCAGTGTTATCGCACACCCTGCCTGATGGAAGTGAAAGACCAATAAGTTTTGCGTCCCGCACTTTGGCTCCAGCTGAAAAAAACTATTCTCAGCTGGATAAAGAAGCCCTCGCCATTGTGTTTGGGGTAAAAAAGTTCCATCAGTACCTGTATGGACACCATTTCACTATTTGCTCGGACCACAAGCCCTTGATGAGCCTTTTCAGCGAGAGCAAGTTGATTCCACCGATGGCTTCAGGGAGAATTCAACGGTGGCCGTTATTGCTTGCTGGTTATGAGTATGAGATACGCTACAAGAGTggagagacacacagtaatgctgATGGACTGAGTCGTTTGCCACTGAAGGATACACCCTCACATGTGCAAACACCAGGGGATGTGGTTTTGTTACTGGAAAACCTCTCCACTTTCCCTGTCAACCTAGGGCAAATACAGTCAGGAACCAGAAGAGACCCTATATTGTCGCGAGTCCTGACATACGTGAGAAGTGGATGGCCAGCAGAAGCCGAGATGGAAGATCTGAGGCCGTATTTTAGAAGGAAGGAGGAGTTAAGTATCCAAGACAATTGTTTACTTTGGGGAAACAGAGTCATTGTACCTCCGCAAAGCCAGGAGAAAGTTATTGCTGAACTTCATGAAGCACACCCGGGCATATCTCGCATGAAGAGCCTAGCAAGAAGTATGGTGTGGTGGCCTTGCATGGACCAAGCCTTGGAGAAAAAGGTTAGAGAATGTACCATTTGCCAGAGCACACGCCATGCACCGCCACCGGCACCGCTACACCCGTGGGAGTGGCCTGACAGACCGTGGGCCCGTCTGCATGTGGATTATGCAGGTCCATTTATGGGGAAGATGTTCTTGATCCTTATTGATGCCCACTCCAAGTGGATAGATGTTCATGTTATGTCTTCTGCTACTTCTCAAGCTACCATAAGTCAACTGCGGGTTACATTTGCAACGCATGGGCTGCCCGAGATGCTAGTGACAGATAATGGAACAGCATTTACTAGCGAAGAGTTCCAGCAGTTTTGTAAGAAAAATAGCATTAAGCATGTCAGAACATCACCTTACCACCCTGCATTCAATGGGCTAGCCGAAAGAGCCGTGCAGACGGTAAAGGAGGGGTTAAAGAAAATGAGGACTGGCACAATTGAAACCAAGTTGGCCAGGTTTTTGTTCCATTACAGAATCACACCTCAAACCACAACTGGGTCATCGCCGGCAGAATTACTGATGGGACGTAGACCACGATCGTGTTTTGATGTGCTGAGACCAGCAgtgggagggagagtgagagctGCGCAAGCTAAGCAGAAGTTTCAACATGATCAACACGCCAAAGTTCGCTTATTGAATGTAGGAGATACTGTTTATGTTCGAATGTTTGGAGTGGAGGATAAGTGGACACAAGGAACCATACTGGAGAAAGTGGGTCCAGTGTCATTCCAAGTGGAACTGACAGATGGGAGAGTGATTCGCCGTCATCAAGACCACCTAAGGAAATATCAGGCAGCGACCGTTCCACAATCTGAAAGACCAGAGGATGTCCAAGTTCCTTTGGGAGATGACTACAGCCCTAACCCAGTGCAGATAGAGTTTTCAACAGAGGGGGTTCCAGTAGACCCAGAGCCAGCAGTAGATCCAGGGCCAGAACCAACATTAGCCCCGGCACCAGAGTTGCGCCGTTCACAAAGAGCGCGTAGAGCTCCACAGAAACTGGACTGTTAG